The Phyllopteryx taeniolatus isolate TA_2022b chromosome 13, UOR_Ptae_1.2, whole genome shotgun sequence nucleotide sequence ATTCAGTATCATTAGACACATACATGTTCTACACATACATGTACATTTTTCAGATAGGAGGGTTTGCGCTTTGGCCATCCATAAACTATGCATGGTCCCatgggattcaaaaaaaaagaaaagaaaaggcaaaCACCACACTAGATAACAGGTGATAAAAGGTCATACAAGGggcaaacatgtttttcttgACTCTGACCAAGTTGATATTTCCTCTGTTTGGGAGCAAGTGAAAAGCAGAAGTGATGGCTTCTGCTGTGGTTTACTAGAAATGGAGTGTGCTTGTTCTtttgagtccatccatccattttctgtaccgcttatcctcactcgggtcgcggagtgctggagcctatcccagctatctgtgggcgagaggcgggctacaccctgaactggtggccagccaatcgcagggcacatacaaacaaacaaccattcgcactcacattcacacctacgggcaatttagagtcttcaatcaacctaccccgcatgtctttgggatgtgggaggaaaccggaatacgccacaaaggcgaggccgggatttgaaccccggtcctcagaactgtgaggcagatgtgctgaccgtGCCACCCTTTTGATTCCAGTTGCATAAAATTTGTTTCAAAGCTGATAAATGCACTCAATAGCACTTTCTTTTCTAAAAACGATTCAGCCAAATTAATCATGGAGGTTTTGATTTCACTAGGAACGTAATCACCACtctatatttaaaagaaaatacttaTTTGAATCGTACTGGAAGTGCATCACGCCTCCTAAACTGTGGAAAACTGAAGTGTCGAAAAAGAGTTTAACGCGATATCTGCACAACTGAGTACTAtgcagttctcagtctttgcacgttttcagcaattatcttcaaacgtttATAATGTATTTCCAAACAAAGCTCTGAAATTCCCTTTCCAGGGTCTTTAAAGTATCCCCATTATGGCTGACATGGCTCCTACCCTGAAGGTGTATGTCAGGCTAGTAAGGTGGTATCAGTGCCAGTACGGGTATCGGTACCGATACTGTATTAGTGCATCcctaatcataataatacaaatcatTGATAAATGATTGAAATAATGTATTTGATTGCAAAGTTTCAGTAATGAAAGTAATTGAGTGAATGGTTCTGAATGTCTTGTTATCTAATCAGGGAGTTTACGTAGCAAAGGGAGCACGCAAATAATGATGGGCAGGCAGACAGGTCTGTGTTGTGTTCAGGGAACTTCAGGCTCCATGTTATCAGAGCATGTGCGAGTGTCCTGACTTATAAGGATGAAGCGTGCCTGACAATAAGATCCTAAAATAATCCGAGCGACCACAGCTGATCCCCGCACGCCTGCTGCCTCCGTGCCTTTTTCTGCTCGCTCGTCCGGCTGTGTGCGAGCCAACTCAGCGACCGGCCACGATGACCAAATTCAGCTATTACCAATATTTGGCGCAGTTTCGCCACGGCAGAACGAAATCATCTTtcgataataataatgacgGTGAGGAGGACGATGAGGTAACGTCGAGACTTGGAGGAGACAGGAGGGGAATAAACATGACGTCACACGCCGAGTGAGTCTCTTGTTCaatgggtgtgaatgtgcgcgcATTTGATTTTGACCGACGCGTTTGACAACCACCGTTTTAGTCTACTCTTCGGTTGCGCCAGATTCACCTAAATATCAACTGTTTCATTCTCAGTACCTCCGCCGAGGACTGTtcaatagcttgtctttgtttcCTTGTTCCGGTTTACTGTAACAGTTTTTGACACAGCgaccattttattattattattatttatattattattattattagtagtagtagtagtagtatggaaaatacatgaagaaaattgaaagaaaactgtagaaataaaaacatgtatatGCCATTTCATTCTTTATTGTATCATTCATtcgaaatttaaaaaataataataattttcatgtAAATGAAATGTTCTGGTTCACCATTTTATGGGTGTTCCCCATTCCCATTTGAGTgagaataaatatattattattattattattattattggtagtagtagtagtcgtggTGTCACATAAAACTGTAGAAATTACACACAAATCTGAATGTATGTGGTATTTTTAGTCTTTGTTATATATACTTATCCCCCtagctaaaaaaacaacaacaacaaaacacatatTTTAAGATTaggttgaaatgaaaataaaatccaatttataaaaaaaatatacaagatttttgtaaataattcttcaaataatgaaatgaattaaaattaaatatcaaatgaaagtaaaatttaaagaaatcattttcaaaaacaaggaAGTGACTACTGTAATGTTCACCTGCCCGACTTGCAGGCAGTGTGGCTTCGGTTCCAACTTTTGACGGTtttctacatactgtatacacagtaAACTGTGCGTGGCctttgattgactggcgacctgtccagggtgtattCTGCCTTTCTCCCAAAGTCAGCAAGGATGGGCTGATTCCAGTTTAGCATCTCCAGACGCTTGTTTCTTGTTTCAGATTTTATACGATCAAATTATAATTTGCTGTGTTTACGAAGGATGTTGGTATGATTGTAACAATTCACGTGTACACATACTGTGTCCAGGAGCAGGGACGCTGTCCTCTTGTTGCTTTAAATAAATCACCTTAAGTACTTTCTTCTTCTCCGTTGAAGGGATGTTGACCCAGTGGTCCTGGCCATCCGAGGGGGGGATGCGGAGGCTGTTAAGAAGCAGGCGGCATCTTCCCCTCACAGTCTGATGAGGGAGAACAAAGAAGGCTGGATCCCTTTGCATCATGCAGCCTTCAGCGGACAGCATGAGTGCTTGAGGACCTTACTGAATGGTGTCAACTTGtgcaaatatatacaaataggCGTGTTTGGTTCACAAATGAGTCCCTTAACTGGTTTTCTGCTCCAGCACATCCAGGTTCTGCAGACAAACGCACTCTGCAAGAACAGACAGGCTTGCTGCTCGCTGCGTCTGGTGATCATTTGCCGTGTGTGAAGTGTCTTCTGGAGTCTGGAGCTGATCCTGACATCAGcaacaagaacaaagaaagCCCTTTGTACACAGGTAGAGTGTTGTTGAACGAGCAATGACAATTACACACTctttggccacaacattagccGGAGAGTCTAATAAAAAGTGTGCTgtattgctgtttttgttgGTAAAGAACAGCACTGCATCATCTGAGAGTCCTAATATCATACAGGCGTTTTTCAATAACATGGCGAGGTTAACACTACACAACAATATTAGGATTACTGACCGACCGCCAAGGCAATTACTGCAGCCTGCAGGTTGGACAACGTGGACATGGTGTGCCTCATCCTCTCGTTCGGGGCCTCCGTGAACCAGAGGTGTCCTCAGGGATGGACAGCCCTTCACCAGGCCGTATCCAGGAACAACACAGCGACGTGTGACATTCTCATCGGAGCCGGGGCCACTATAAACCCCTCCAACACCTACAGCATTACGCCACTCATTGTAGCAGCTCGGCTGGGACGCTTGAAAGCACTGAATTACCTCATTGGAAAAGGTACCTATTATTACATGTCTAAAGCTGATTATTGATTGATATCACAAACTAAAGAGTGATGTTTTTGTGTCGTTAGGTGCTGATGTGAACATGCAGACTTGCGAAGGTATCACGGCGCTGCATGAGGCCAGTAAAAATGGCCACAAGGAAATTGCGGCAGTGTTGTTGTCCACAAATGCAGACGCAAATAAGACGACTGACTCAGGATTACTCCCTCTGCATGTTGCAGCTCAACATGGACACCAAGAGTGAGTTATTTCTCGATTGCAAGTGAAAACACCTGTGGATGTGCTAAACTTAACTTGGCAAGTCAGAGCCGTAACAGAAGATCCGCCATTAATGTGTTTGTGGCTTTTACACAGAAACCAACAAAGCAGGATATTGCCATAACTGCAACACAGAATCCTGCAGATAATCAGTGTTGACCACTCATATAAGGATTTAaaatcgtaaatattgaacagattTATTTGGTCGCCCGTCTTCTGAGAAGGtcggggaggaaaaatcactctcaACACACCCTAAACCACAGGATACTATAgttgtttctattgttgtctTTTGGAAACATCTGACAAGCTTACATTTTACAATCTAACATATGGCACTCAAGGCCAAACCagtattcttttttctttttcttttttacaaaaatgtgatcaAATGAAATGTCGAAATTCACCATTGAGTCCACCCGTAGCCAAAGCACAGGAATCTTGGAATTATTTAAGTATGTCCccccctatatttaagcactgTTCAAACTGCGCATAATGTTTCAATGGCTTACAATCAGATATACATTTTGGAAACAAAACCTCAGCCTCCTTTTTTgctgaacacttaggcctattACATGAATGTATTTTGATGTTGTTCTTGCTGTtgttatggtggtacttgggggGCCAAGTATTTTTTGCGGTGGTACTTGGGATAAAAAGGTTCAAAACGGTTGACATAAAGCGTGTCAGTTGACTGTGACTTTGTGTTCAGGGTGGTGCGCCTGCTCGTCCCTGTGACGAGTCGCACCAGGCTTCGGCACAGCGGGATCAGCCCTCTGCACCTGGCAGCTGAGCACAACAGGCCGCAAGTGGCAGCTGTGCTCCTCAAGACAGGTGCAGATGTCAACGCCACACTGGCCCCCGCGCGCTCGGCACGCTACGCCGATGGACGCACGACAGCCCTCGGCTTCGCCGTCGCCAACGGCTCCACGGAGACCGCCGCGGTGCTCCTGAACGCCGGCGCCGCCACAGGCCTGGACCCCGTCAGTCCTCTGTTGCTGGCCGTGCAGAGGGGCAGCGTGGCCACTGTGTCACTGCTGCTGCAGAGGGGAGCTGACGTCAACGCTAGAATGCCGTCCTGGGCTACGACGTTCCCTCCCGTTGTTGCTCTCTGCATGGATAACCTGCCTCTACTCAAGTGTCTTCTGGATAACGGCTGTGATGCCCTTTCCTGCTTCTCCTGCCCATATGGTGGAGGTCCTCATCCAGAACAATCCCATATTAGAAATATTGGCGACCTGTCTTCCTTAAACTCCAGTGGGCCAGCACATGAAGTAACACAGGTGCGAATTTCAAGCCATaaagtttccatccatccattttccacaccgcttatcctcactacggtcgcaggcgtgctgaagcctatcccagctatcttcaggcgagaagcggggtacaccctgaactggtcgccagcgaatcgcagggcacatagtgtataaacaaacaaccatttgcactcacattcgcacctatgggcaatttagagccttcaatgaacctaccctgcatgttttggggatgtgggaggaaaccggagtacccggagaaaacccacgcgggcacggggagcacatgcaaacttcaaaggaggccggatttgaacccggatttgaacccgggcccccagaactgtgaggcatatcaGATGTATTTAGTGTTAGTCAGAGGTGACAAAGTACTCAAAAATGACAAAGTATTCAAAAATACTCTCTCTACTTAGGTagaagtacagtgaacccccctcTATTTGTGGCGTAGCTTGGTACCTAATCACCACAAATAGTACAAATCCACGAGTAATTTATGATGACCCAagaaggtttgtaattgcctatagataccACAAGGTGGCGGCAACGTaggttttcccccccccctattaCACATGGCTCAaggctgagcacaaaaacagtgaaaaggtgACTTTTCAGCCAgtaatggaggataggttcaTATGAGTGGTTCACTGTAGAGatacttttgtaaaaaaataaaaatgactgcGGTAAAATTAGAACTACCGATTTGactcctgtacttaagtaaaagtaaaaaagtacagactctgaaattaaCCTAAAGGGGTAGTTTGTAGTTTTAAAATCattagcaagatttgaatgtaccCTCACTTCATTAATTGAGTCCGATCAAAGCCGCGGCCCTCACTGACGAGTGCGATTCTCATACATGGTCATTCATAATGACATGCAATTTTGAAAGTGCGTTGTTGTGATAAATAGTCACAGAGAATGCTGTCCAGCTTCAAGAAACTAGCAGCGCTAAcaatactaagctagcattaACGCTGTAAACAACCAGATATTAGCCACAGCTACTATGTTGGTAACATATTATTTTTGATAGAGTGTTACTATAATGTGCAATGTTATTGGTTTggagttttatttttgggaatgtgcattcaattaaatatcgaaAAGAGGTTATAAATGGATCTGTCGCgtagaaatgttgctaattccgtGTGACGTCTGAATCCTCTCCGCTGCCTGAGGTGCCGTCAGTCTGCTTCTGTTTGCTTATCTTTTACCAAGATGTTAGCAGTCGAGGAATTAGCATTTTTCGGAGTTGGATAAGCAaaatagtttcagcaaagctcctgaagcccaaggtaacaGGTCATGACAGCGCGAGGCTGTGGGGGAGTGTGCCTATGAGTGACTACCTATGAGTGCAAATGTCCGTGCACAGCAATTTATCAGTTCTTTGTCAGTCACGCCGTCTGTCTCTGATAGGTtgttcttcctcaggcttggtgGCTTCTGACCTTTCTGAATTTTCTGAACACCAGAAGATTTTAGTTTTGcggctggcacaagacacaatGCATTAGTCACAAGTCATTCATAAATAATGCCATGGACGGGGAATATCTTGTTTCTATGAGTCTGTTGCATCATTGTCATTAATGCTCCaagtccttgtttttttttttttttttttacgtaaaAGTCTCCAAGAACTCTATCAATCAAGATCACAACCACAGTTGACTTTACTTCTCTATTTAGGTCTTAAGATTGTGTCATCATCATTCATGGAagctgaaaaaagtaacaagcctattttgaccaAGTAAGGAGTGGAAAGTACAGACATACGTTTACAAATgttcaaagtaaaaagtaaaaagacgTGAGAATACGAAtcctcaagtaaagtacagatacgtgtaaaatctacttaagtgcaGTCACAAAGTAGGCCTAATgcttactttgttacttcccaccactgttctgtatttaattaatgtaacttcatttttttgtgggttcCTCTTCTTTAGTTCTGTGaatggatttcatcatcattCATGAGGAAATGGGCCGGACCCATCGTAGACTTGCTGCTGGAGCACGTCGCTCATGTTCAACTGTGCAGCAAACTCACTCAACTGCTTGAGAGCCGCCACGAATGGGTCGCTGTGAAGAGGAAGTCGTGtaagacaacacacacacacacacacacacacacacacacacacacacacacacactataactactgtactgtagttaCACTCACTGGTCACAACATTAGCGTTATATTGTATGTTTTCACACTTAAGCGATCCGAGAGCACCGTCATCAATTCTTTCTTTACAGTGTAACAATCCACCGTGTTGTTGTCACACTGCCGGTGTTGTTCAATTCGCAGCAATGTTTACTATAGTGAatgcagtttgcagtggtgtggaaCCGCAATGCATAATACTGACAGCTGTTTATTATACTATACTGTTCATTTGTCTGCATAAAAGAGTCAAAATAGTAGACACAGCTGTCTGGAAGATGCAGTGCACCTCGACACGTGCAATAATaagcacattgttaaatgaaaagctctttaaacatttgaatgaataatatatatatattttttttacagttgcaGTCCACTTGCGTCAGGCAAGGGTGCagcaaaatattgatattgcaaCATAGTATATGCAGTTTGATGTGAATGTGATTCCCCTTAAACAATGTATACAACACACAGTGATGTCTATGAATCAACtgc carries:
- the LOC133488110 gene encoding ankyrin repeat and SOCS box protein 2-like isoform X2 is translated as MTKFSYYQYLAQFRHGRTKSSFDNNNDGEEDDEVTSRLGGDRRGINMTSHAEDVDPVVLAIRGGDAEAVKKQAASSPHSLMRENKEGWIPLHHAAFSGQHECLRTLLNGSADKRTLQEQTGLLLAASGDHLPCVKCLLESGADPDISNKNKESPLYTACRLDNVDMVCLILSFGASVNQRCPQGWTALHQAVSRNNTATCDILIGAGATINPSNTYSITPLIVAARLGRLKALNYLIGKGADVNMQTCEGITALHEASKNGHKEIAAVLLSTNADANKTTDSGLLPLHVAAQHGHQEVVRLLVPVTSRTRLRHSGISPLHLAAEHNRPQVAAVLLKTGADVNATLAPARSARYADGRTTALGFAVANGSTETAAVLLNAGAATGLDPVSPLLLAVQRGSVATVSLLLQRGADVNARMPSWATTFPPVVALCMDNLPLLKCLLDNGCDALSCFSCPYGGGPHPEQSHIRNIGDLSSLNSSGPAHEVTQFCEWISSSFMRKWAGPIVDLLLEHVAHVQLCSKLTQLLESRHEWVAVKRKSYMVSLRRHGDRLVRASASQTEDRGSIPGPACVEFACSPRACVGFLRALQFPPASQKHACVTSSTTSSLQTECSQPRGPAQTEIPLKFTSTRTTDRIPHCDGLMTLR
- the LOC133488110 gene encoding ankyrin repeat and SOCS box protein 2-like isoform X3; the protein is MSAWSSGMIAINGCGSLHQRLNVDVKNRLAVDLFSASGNTVHQLRDVDPVVLAIRGGDAEAVKKQAASSPHSLMRENKEGWIPLHHAAFSGQHECLRTLLNAHPGSADKRTLQEQTGLLLAASGDHLPCVKCLLESGADPDISNKNKESPLYTACRLDNVDMVCLILSFGASVNQRCPQGWTALHQAVSRNNTATCDILIGAGATINPSNTYSITPLIVAARLGRLKALNYLIGKGADVNMQTCEGITALHEASKNGHKEIAAVLLSTNADANKTTDSGLLPLHVAAQHGHQEVVRLLVPVTSRTRLRHSGISPLHLAAEHNRPQVAAVLLKTGADVNATLAPARSARYADGRTTALGFAVANGSTETAAVLLNAGAATGLDPVSPLLLAVQRGSVATVSLLLQRGADVNARMPSWATTFPPVVALCMDNLPLLKCLLDNGCDALSCFSCPYGGGPHPEQSHIRNIGDLSSLNSSGPAHEVTQFCEWISSSFMRKWAGPIVDLLLEHVAHVQLCSKLTQLLESRHEWVAVKRKSYMVSLRRHGDRLVRASASQTEDRGSIPGPACVEFACSPRACVGFLRALQFPPASQKHACVTSSTTSSLQTECSQPRGPAQTEIPLKFTSTRTTDRIPHCDGLMTLR
- the LOC133488110 gene encoding ankyrin repeat and SOCS box protein 2-like isoform X1 → MTKFSYYQYLAQFRHGRTKSSFDNNNDGEEDDEVTSRLGGDRRGINMTSHAEDVDPVVLAIRGGDAEAVKKQAASSPHSLMRENKEGWIPLHHAAFSGQHECLRTLLNAHPGSADKRTLQEQTGLLLAASGDHLPCVKCLLESGADPDISNKNKESPLYTACRLDNVDMVCLILSFGASVNQRCPQGWTALHQAVSRNNTATCDILIGAGATINPSNTYSITPLIVAARLGRLKALNYLIGKGADVNMQTCEGITALHEASKNGHKEIAAVLLSTNADANKTTDSGLLPLHVAAQHGHQEVVRLLVPVTSRTRLRHSGISPLHLAAEHNRPQVAAVLLKTGADVNATLAPARSARYADGRTTALGFAVANGSTETAAVLLNAGAATGLDPVSPLLLAVQRGSVATVSLLLQRGADVNARMPSWATTFPPVVALCMDNLPLLKCLLDNGCDALSCFSCPYGGGPHPEQSHIRNIGDLSSLNSSGPAHEVTQFCEWISSSFMRKWAGPIVDLLLEHVAHVQLCSKLTQLLESRHEWVAVKRKSYMVSLRRHGDRLVRASASQTEDRGSIPGPACVEFACSPRACVGFLRALQFPPASQKHACVTSSTTSSLQTECSQPRGPAQTEIPLKFTSTRTTDRIPHCDGLMTLR